The genomic interval TTGCCTCCTTTCTAAGATATTATAAATTTTGATAAAGAACTAATTAGCAACTTCTCCCTTTCTAAATACTATTAATGGACAATTTTTACAAACATCTGAACCAGGAAATTCATCTCCGGGCTTTACTATAGAAAGGCTCCCATACTTTTCAACTCTTTCCTTGAACCAGGAAACCAAATCTGCTATATCCTCGCCAGGAATTACTACGTTAGTCTCGCCTCTCTCAGTCTTACCAGAGTTATAACTACCACTGCAAGCGGGATGTGTTGAAGCAAGTTTCGTATTATAAACATAAACATTACCAGCACAAGCTGCAGAGTTCATCGTAACATTCGGTTTCATTGGATGAATATCTCTTAGTGCCATCCAACCCACGCTAAGTTGATAAGCTTGCATATTATCACAATAGAAATGAACGACATCTGGGTCAAAATAGGTTTTTCCAAGAGGAGAAACTACAATCGCCTTTAATTTTCCTTCTTCTAATCGTGGCTTAGAAAGAAGAAATTTTTCAGCCTGTTTCATATCTCTTACATACTTTAAATGACTCTTTACCTCTGCCTCATCAAAACCCTTCCACCCAAATACATACGCTGCATTAGAACAACCCAAAGCTTCTTTTTCCTGCAGAACTGTAATCCCTTTCATTCTTGGCCCAATTTCTGCCTGACAAAAGGTAAGAGGCTTATTTGGCACGTAATAATCCTTTACATTTTTCTTGAAATCTTGTAATTCTTCATCTTTAAAAATAAATTTTACTGCAATTGGCAGGTGCATAAATCTAAACTCTTTCATTAGAAAATCCTGAATCTCAGAATAATTTTGCATAATTCCTCCTTATTTATTAATATATTTGATATATAAATTATTATTTCTTATAAGCACTTTGTCAGTCATATCTGTTACTAAAAAATGTCAGCTATGTTACACTATACTTATTAAATAAAATATATTTATAAAATTATTAAGAGGTGGATTTGGATAGCATCTTGCTTTTAGATAAAAAGCTTAAAGAATTTACAGAAGAAGAATGGTCTAAACTTTTTGAAAAGGCAGTTAAGATGAAACTGCCAAAGGGATCTACCGTATTTTCTGCAGCAGAGAGCTCACAGGGGGTATTCATTATCGAATCTGGGTGGGTAAAAATATCAAGAATTTCCAATGAAGGAAGAGAATCTGTGGTTGGCTGCATAAGAAATCCAAAAGAGATTATAGGATTAGCTGAGGTTCTTTTAGATAAAAACAGAACCTGCAATGCAGTTGCTATAACCGATATAGAAATAGGCTTTTTAAGGCGAGAAGACTTTTATAATCTGATAAAAGAAGACTTTAATATTTCTCTAAAAATAATGAGGCTCTTGGCTGAACGCATGAGAGAAGCAGAAGAAAACGTACACAATCTAAGCTCCAAATATGTTTCAAAGAGGCTTGCATCTTTCTTGTACAAAGCTTCTTTTAAATGGGGGATAGACGATTTTGATGGCATAAAAATTCCTTTAAATTTAACGCATGAAGAGATAGCTCAGGTAGTAGGAACAAGCAGACAGACAACTACAAAAGCGCTAAATATGTTACAACAAAGGGGAATTATAAAATTAGAAAAAAAGCAAATAAAGATTCTGGATATAAAAAAGCTTATAAGTAGCTACAAATGAAAAGACCCGGGTTTCCCCGGATCTTTATAAAGAAAGTTTAAGCTTTTTTCGGCTCTAAACCCTTTTTAATTTTAAACATAAAAAATAGGTAATCAATGCCGAATTTTAAAAGCTCTTCATCGCTTTCCTTCATAGTACTAATTCTCTCATCGCTCAAATCAAAATAGTCTAAAAGCTTCGTATCAAAAACAAATTTTCTAAATTTATCCAAATCATAAAGGGCCATAAAGTATAAAGAGGCTTCCTTTTCGTTAAATGGCTCAACTCCCATTACATTTCTTCTAAGGATAAGTTCAAGCCAATCCTTGTTCTTTTCAATTAAGTCATCAGCCCCTTGATCCTTCAGCCATTCCCCCACAGTAAATTCTTGGTTCTGTGAAAATCCTTTGCAAAATTTCTCCCTTATAAAAAAGAAAAATTCGTCTTCTGGATTTGCCTCACCTTTTTTCCTGAGTGCAGCCATCCCAATAGGATAGGTTCTGCAAAGGAGAGGCCTATTTTTATACATGCCGCAACCTTCATCCGAACTAAAGACACATAATCGCTCATCAGGTTTGAGCATAATTTGAACCATTGGAATGGCAGTTTTTGGATCAATAATAACTTTGGTATTTTTTTCTAAAAACTCCCCTGAGGACTGCCCAAGCGCAGTCCTCATTTCTAAAACATCGTACGGGGTCAAAAGTATATCTACGTCTCTGCAGCAAAGGTTCCAACAACTTATACCTTTATTACAGCTAAATCTAAATTTAGAACTTCTATCAAGAGCAACTTTATCAACAGCATCCATATTAGGCATTGAAAAACCTCATTCCTAGACTATCCCTTAAGGGCATTAGGCTCTCCGCGATTAGCTAAGTTGGTATAAGCCAGAGCAAGGGTTCTGTAGGCAAGGTGTGCAATCTTGAAAAAAGGTGCATATATAAACAAAAACATTACAAATGTAAGATGTATAAAATATGTCCAGTATGCAACGCTTGCAAGATTCATGAGTCTAAATATCTCTGCACCCATTCCTGTAAGACCAAGACCAGCTATAATAATTAGAAGAAGCCAATCAAAACCAGAGTTCGCCCCAACCTTTAGGGTAGATCTTGTATTTATCATCCAAATCGATCCTATAACCAGCGCTATACCTGAAACGTTACCAAGTATTTTTACAGGATCGTACAAAGGATATGGAGAAGGGTATCTTAAAACCCACTCGTATACCGAAGCAGTAGCAGTTGTAAGAGCTAATCCGACAAAAGACCAAAAAACAAGCAAGTGAGTGGTAGACCTGACACTCATTGTGTTACAAAGCTTAAATCTTACAGAAGTAAGTGCCTCCCAAATAACTCCAACAAACAAACCTATAATACTGCCTTTAAACGTAACTGGATAAGATCTTTCTGAATTCAAAGCCTTCCAGTAACTCGACAAGCCTATCCAAAAACAAACCACAGCAAATATTGCCGCCGTCATAAAGAAAATATCTATACCAGTGACAGTAGGAAACAATTTTGCAAAAACAATCTTTCCTGCACTTTCAGGCTCACCATTAATAGACATGTTAACCAAAGCCTGAGGATCTGCAAGGTATTGTAACTTGCCATTGAACATTAAGTCTATCAAGAGTATAACAACTGGCAAGAGAAAAGCGAACGGCCACATTGCAGGTTTGCTTACAAGTTTAGCCAAAAACTTTACAGGAGCATATTCTTCTATTGTAATTTTTCTCAGTGCGCCCAAAACGTCACCCGGTTTTGCACCCCTTGGGCAATAAGCAGTACAATCTGCACATTGGTGACAAAGCCAAATATCAGCATCTTTTAGCAGCGCATCCTTCATCCCCCACTGTGCCATCATCATCTCTTTACGCGGAAACGGTGAATTATCAGGAGAAAGATTACAGACAACTGAACATGTAGCACATTGATAGCATTTGTTTACGCTATCTCCGCCATTAGCCATAATTTCCTTAATAAAATCTAAATCTGCTTTAACAATCCTTTTCGCCATATTCATCCTCCCCTAAAAACCCTTGAATGGGTTAGGACCAATTTCCTTAACCCTATCGGCATAGTCTTTAAGAGTATCAGCTATATTTACATAGTCGGAGATTTGAACCTGCATCATCTCTACTCTTTCTGATTCCAAACCTAGCCTATCAAGCGTTTCGCCAATTTTACCGAACCTATAGTTGCAAAGCTCTGAACCCTTAATATAGTGGCATTGATAATTTTCACCAAACTTACAACCTAAGACCAAGGCTCCATCAAGGCCATTGCCAAGTCCATCAGCAATCCATACCAGGTTCATATTTCCTGCACATCTAAGAGAAATAAATCTAATACCTGGCGGGAATCTGTGTTTTAAGAACGCAGCAGCATCAAGAGCAGGATAGGCATCATTTTCGCAAATAAAAGCCAGATAACGAAGCTTCTCATCGTCATCTTCTGGAACTTCTATTTCCTTTATCATAGAGTTAACCATATCAATTGAGAAATCATGGAAAGAGATAATCCTTTCAGGACATGCTCCCATACACGTACCACATCTTCTACAACGGTTGAACTTATAAAATGGCGTTCCCTTCTCGTCTTCGTCTATCGCGCCAAAAGGACACTCTTCAGTACAACGCTTGCAAGAAGTACATCTTTGCATAAACACCTGAGGATAAGATTTCTCCCATCCTCTTGGATGAACAGCCATTCCTCTTTCGTAGTGCCACATACACTGAATCGCCTTTAAGGCAGCTCCTATAGAGTCCTGTATGCTCCCGTATGTCTCCATCGGAGCCCTTATGGTCCCACATGGATATATTCCAGTTCTTCTGCTCTCATAAGGGAAACAAACATAGTTGGAATCAGGATAATAACCAGTATCGAGCAATGGAAGTTCAAGCCCTTGTCTGTATTGCAGATTTAAAATATCAGGCTTTTCTTGGTTTGCGTTTGATACCATGCCGACCACAAGAACAACCAAATCTGCTTCGATAGCTAACTCATCGCCAAGTAACGTGTCAGTTACGTCAACGTTTAAGGAAGAATCTTCACCTAAAGAGACTTCTTTAATCTCGCACTTTGTTAAGAGAATTCCAGGGTCGTTTTGAAGCTCTTTATAAAACAGTTCAAATTGAGAAGGCGTTCTCATATCCTTATAAAGCACATAAGCAACTCCATCGTTGATATCTCTGACGTATTTCGCCTGCTTCAATGAAGCAGCACAACAATATCCAGAACAATATGGAAGATGCTCTGGGTCCCTTGAACCAGCACACAGCACGAAGGCAACTCTTTTAGCAGTCTTACCATCAGATGGCCTCGTTATCTTTCCAGTTTCTCTTACCATTCTCTCAAAATCTACATTAGAAATTACGTCAGGCGAAACACCAAAACCCAATTTATCAAGTTTTGACGCATCATAAGGAGTAAAGCCAGCAGCAGCTATTATAGTCCCAAATCTTTTTACCTGTTCTTGGCCTGATACGTTCAATGTTATATCGAAAAGACCAGGCATACCCTCAGTTTTAACAATAGTAGTATTCAATAAAACTGTAATATTGGGATCTGCTTCGACGGTCTTCATCATTTGGAACACGGCAGGTTCTTCTACTGCAGTAAAGGGATATTTTGTAGGAGTAGTCTTATACCACTTTGCAGCCCAACCTCCAAGCTTGTCCTCTTTTTCAATGACGGTTACTTTAAAACCTGCTTTTGATGATTCGATTGCAGAAGAGAGTCCAGAGGTGCCGCCACCTATGACCAGGATTTCTTCTGATAGGTCTTCACCAATCCATGGCTCGGGCAGATTGGTCTTCTCCGCTTTAACAATGCCCATTCGCAGGTAGTCTTGTGCAGCAAGCTGAGCATCGTCACTTTTTGGCTCCATAACCCAGGCAACAAATTCTCGGATGTTTACACGCTCTACTATGCAGCCAGGGAAGTTAAATACATCAGTCTTCACTCTTGGGCTGCAAGCAGCGATTACAACAGTATTTACGCCTTCATTTGCAATATCACTCTTTATTTCCTCTACAAAGGCAGGACTGCAAACGCTTGCACTTGTTTTAACTAAAGATACGCCTTTTTCCTTAGCAATTTCTACCAGCTTATCAAGGTCAACTGCGTCTCCAATTTCACATCCAGAACAAATATAAACACCAATTTTTTTATCCATTATTAATTCCCCCTTCCTGATATGCTTTGAAGGGCTTTAAGCACCGAACCTGTTGCCGAGTGCAAAGAGCGTATTACGTCAAAAGGCATAACCGCAGAACCTGCAAGATGAATGCCATCTGGCAAACTATCAGGATCTATAAATCCTTCAGGAGTCTTTTTGGCGCTAAATGGCAAATCCCAGTTGACACTAGTTGGTTGCATGCCGGTAGCCAAAACCACCATATCAAACCTTTCTTTACTCTTCGAACCAGCCAATATATCCTCTGCTTCAACCCACACATCGCCAGAAGAATCCGCTTCAATGTTCGCAACCTTCCCTTTTACGAAGGATATATTTGGATTTTCCTTGACATTCCAGTAAAATTGCTCATACCTGCCAGGAGTTCTAATATCTATATAAAATACTGTAGCTTTTACTTCTGGATCTTGATCTGCCAAATAGGTACACTGTTTTAGAGATGCCATACAGCATATATAGGAGCAGTATGGAAGATGGTTCTCGTCCCTTGAGCCTGCACACTGGACAAAAGCGACGTTTTTAACAGGTTTGCCATCAGATGGCCTTAAGATCTTTCCACCTGTAGGTCCTGTTGATGATGCAAGTCTCTCCATCATCATATTTGTAATAACATTTGGGACTATTCCAAATTTCAGATTGTCAATCTTTTCAGCATCGTAAGGCTGCCATCCAGTAGTTACTATAATTGAGCCAACTGTTATGTCTACAATCTCTTCCTTCATGTTTAAATCAATTGCGCTGTATTTGCAAACATCAAGACATTTTGAACACTTTTCACCCAAACAAACGCTTGGATCGATAACAGCATAAGGGGGATTGGCAAATTCAAATACGCTGTATATAGCTTTTGACTTATTCATATTAAAATTAAAGTCATTATCTCTCTCTACCGGACACACGTTAAAGCATTCTCCACAAAGAGTACAATTCTCATTAACAAAGCGAGGCTTCTTCTTAAGAGTAACTTTAAAGTTGCCTTTTGAGCCCTCAACTTTTAGAACCTCGGTCTGCGTCATAACTTCAACACCCTTGTTTTCCCTCATACGCCTGAAATTAAGCTCCAGACCACATGTTGGAGGACAAAGTTTTGGAAAATATTTGGTTAATTGAGCTACCCTACCACCCAAATAAGGATTTTTATCGACAAGGTAAACTTCAACACCTGTTTCAGCGGCCTCTATAGCTGCAGTAATACCACTAATACCGCCGCCGATAACCAGTACCTTTCCTTGAAATTCTATCATCTACCCTACCTCCAAAGAATTTAAAAAATAAGTGCTGTGAGGTTTTTACCCCCACAGCACTTAAATATTAATTTATTTATCTATTAATCAATTAGTCTGGAATGAGCTGGACGTAATTTCTCTTGAACTCTTTGATCTCACCAGTTTTTGGATCCATCTTAGAGTTGACAAAACATCTCCAGTTAGCATCATCAATCAGATTAAAGTCTTCACGATAGTAGTACCCAGGATAACGTGTTTCTTGACGGAACATAATATGCCTAAGGTGCATACGAGCAGTCAAGAATCTATGATAGTTTTCCCAAACTCTCATAAGCTGGTGAAGATCCCATGCTGCCATCCTGTAGCTATCCTCTTCAAGCATTTCCATATAATAGAGTCCCTTTGTGAGAAGAGTCTCGGATGTGGAATACCAGCCAATGGTTCCAGCAACGTATTCGTCCATAATCTTGTTCAAACGGAAAAGAAACTGCTTAGGGGTAATATACTGTGGGTTGATTGAATATGGAGTAGTTGAAACTGTCTTATATTTTTCAAAGAGTTCCATTGGAGCATATATCTCTGCTGCCAATTCCTCTGCAGTCCTATCAACTGATGGTGTATAGTCTTTGTTGTTAAGAATAAATCTTACTGCCTGTTTTCCAACTATACGTCCCTCTGTGTGTGACCCAGAAGAGAATTTGTGGCCAGAAGCTCCAACGCCGTCTGCACATGTAAACAAGCCGTTTACAGTCGTCATACGGTTGTAAGATTTGCCCTTATATTCCCAAATGTAGCCTGCTTCTCTTGTTGCATCGTTCTGTAGATCCTCTGGTCCACATGCCCAAAGTCCGCAGCAACCAGCGTGTGATCCGAGAAGATATGGTTCAGCTGGCATAATTTCGGATGGGATCTTGTCAGGTTCAATGTTGTTTCCAAGCCATACGCCAACCTGACCAACAGTCATGTCAAGGAAGTCTTCCCATGCCTCTGACTCAAGCTCTTTTGCGTGCTTTGCGTCAATTGTCTTTGCAAGTTCAGCAAGAGCTTTGTCGGTATTCATATACATAGGGCCAAGACCTTTTTTGTAGTCTTCGATCATCATATGGTTTCTGATGCAAGTACCAAGGTTTTTGTTATATGGAGCATATTTTTCGATATATTCTGTCTTTGCGCAATAGTCTTCGCCTCTTGCGTTTGTAGCAGTAGCTTTGAAGAGCAAGAACCATGTGCCGACAGGTCCGTAACCATCTTTAAATCTGGCAGGCACGAATCTGTTCTCCATCATTGTCGCCTCTGCGCCAACCTGGAAAGGCATTGCATAAGTAGAGCCAGCATTCCATACTGGATACCATGCACGTCCGTAACCCTCCAAGACTGAACGTGGACGATATATGTGGACCGCTCCACCACAAGCTATGATAATTGCCTTTGCTTTTATGAAATAAACTTTGTTCTCACGAACGCTGAAGCCTGCTGCTGCTGCAATTCTGTTCTCTTCTTTAGAGTCTAACAAAAGTTTAACAATAAATACTCTTTCAACATATTCTGCTTTGTCATAAGATGCCATAGCTGACTTTGCGGCCTCTGCAACGATACACTTGTATGACTCGCCAGATATTGCAACCTGCCAACGACCTGTCCTACGTGGCTTGGCGCCCTGCTCTAAGGTCTTACCCTTATCTTCTCCAAAGGCTTTCCAAATTGGAAGTCCCCATTTCTCGAAAAGGTGAACAGAGTCATCAACAAGACGACCAAGATCGTATACTAAATCTTCACGAATGATGCCCATAAGGTCGGTACGAACCATTCTGACATAGTCAGCTGGATCGTTATCAGTTCCAATGTAGGTGTTAATTGCAGAAAGGCCCTGAGCTACAGCGCCAGATCTCTCAAGTGCTGCTTTATCTGCTAAAAATATAGACAAGCCATTTGGTTTTGCCCATTTTACAGCTTCGTATGCTGCGCCGCATGCACCCATTCCACCGCCAATGATTAGAAGATCTACGTTCTTCTCTTCAATGACTGGTTTATCACAATATGAGAATGTACAAGCTTCTCTTTCCATTATTTAACCTCCGCTAAAATTTTTAAATTACTAAAACTTTCTGAGAGAATCTCCACGCATATTGTGCGTAAAGAAACCTGGTTTTTCGAGATCGGCCATATCTGGATCGGCCTCAAAGCCTTCATATGGCTTAATCGAACCTTCTGCAACCGTGCGGATTGGGAACTTAAATCTTTTTACTTTTCCGTTACGATACTTACAGGTCCACATAATGTTGTCAGAGCCACGTAGTGGGATTGCGTTTCCACCAAGTGGTACGAAGTCTGCATATCCTCTTACCTCAATTGCCTGCTGTGGACAAATTTTTACACAGCTATAGCACTCCCAACAATACTCTGGCTCCTGGTTATAAGCCTTCATAATCTCTCTGTTCAGTGCCATAAGATCGTTTGGACAAATATACTGGCAAGCTGTCTTATCTTGCGCCTTACAACCATCACATTTTTCGGGATTTACCCAACTTGGCATACTCTTTTCCTCCTTGTTAAATTTCTTAAATTATTGAAAATTTTTGTTGCAAAAAAACGCTTGAGGCTTCCCACCTCCTCAAATCAGTCTAAAAAGTATTTCGATAGATTACTTTCCTAAAGACTTAAGTAAATCTGGTATTACTGCTACATTCTTTTTCTCAATTACCATAGCGAATATCTTGTCAAGACACTCTTTTGGAAGTAGTTCTACTGTTTGAGTAGAAGAAGTATCTATCTTTGCAGCTGGATAAACTTCTTTAAGATTCTGAGCCTGTTCATAAGAGATAGGCACTCTTAATCTCTTTAGACCAGCAAATGCCTCTTGAAGTTCGGGAATTTCAAGCATATTGGCCTTTTTTAAAGCTTCTTCTCTTTCTGGACCAACCCAAAGCGATATTGTAAGTTTTACATCACCGTTACTCATTGTGATTACACCTCCATTGGGGGAATCGTGAATACAGGATTACGATTCTCAAGATAATTGTCATTTACGAAAGGTGAACCAAAACCATATTTCTCAGCACACATCATAACGGTGTCAAATACCTCTGGCCTAAATATAAGTCTTGTTGGTTTAACGCCTTGTTGAATGATGGAACGAATTACTGTGCCAGAAAACTTTTGCTTTTGCTTTTTGTGACCGTCAAACCCTTCATAAACAATTCCTGCGCACACAGGACAATAATACCATTCCTTTGTCAAAACTGACTTGATACCAAGATTTGGAAGTCCATCAAATATCTCATGAGCACCATAAGTTGGATAATAGTCACCAACACCTGCGTGATCGCGACCAAACATGTGGTGAGTACATCCAAGGTTTTTACGAACTATTGCGTGGAATACTGCCTCTCTTGGACCAGCATATCTCATATCCCAGAGTATCATTGAAGTCATATGAACATCTTCTCTGAAATACCCATTTTCTCTGAGTGCAGCCTGACCGAGAACTATACACTCATCAATATAATCGCCTTTTCTCTTTTCGCCGACAACACAAGAAACCAGAACTGCATCTGCATTGGCAGCAAACCATGCGCCCTTCATAAGCCATTCATGGCCTGTGTGAGGTACGTTTCTGGTTTGATGAGCAACTACTTTAGTCCAGCCATTCTTCATAAATTGCATTCTTGACTCTGCTGGTGGAAACCAGAAGCGATCAAAAGGTTCATTAAATACTGGTGGATTTATAAGTGTAATCTTGCCACCTAAAAACTTAGCTTTGTAATCGTAGGTACGCTTTACGCCAGGATGCTTTTCATCATCTGTGCCATATACGTTCTTGGCCATAGTAATCTTGTCATAAACAAACATCTCTTCAATGTCAAAGACTGCCAATGGCTGATCTTTGTAGGTAAAAAGAACGCTATCACCGTTAGCTATGCCATATTTTTCGATCTCATCTTCTGACATATCGAAGACGATTGGTATAGACCAAACGTATCCATTTGCTAATGTCATATTGTGAACTACACTGTCCACGTCCTTTGCACCCATAAAGCCTTCAAGAGGAGAGAAAAATCCATAAGCTAAGCTTATACACTCTCTCGCGATCTGCCCACGAACTGGGATTCTTACCTTAGTCTTCTTTACAAGTTCCTTCGCTTTTTCCTTATCTTCGACAACCCTATATACGAGTTTGCCGCCATGAGGAGAAAGCGTGTTATCCACTGCTACATGTTGACTCAATGCCTTTTACCCCCTTTAGAGTAATTTATATAAATTTTTAAACAGCTGGATTAAGTTGAACAAGAATTTTCCTATAGATTGCATCAATATCGCCAGTACCCTGAACAACCTTTAATATGCCCTTGTTCTTGTAATAGTCAATCAATGGTTCGGTTGAGCTCTGATACACATCAAGCCTTTTCTTTATAGTCTCTTCGTTGTCATCTGCACGCTGATATAGCTCCCCGCCACAAACATCACACTTGCCCTCAACTTTGGGTGGAGAAAAATACACGTTATACATCTGACCGCATGCTTTACACGTTCGTCTTCCTGTCAAACGCTTCATAAGATCGTCAAGCGGAACATCTAATACGAGAGCCACGTCAAGAGGCTTGCCTAAATCGCCAAGAAGAGAGTCCAATTCCTTTGCCTGAGAAACGTTCCTCGGGAAACCGTCTAAGATAAAACCGTTTTCTGTGTCTCCCTCTTGAATTCTTTCCTTGATAAGTCCAATTACTACGCTGTCTGGAACGAGCTCACCCTTATCCATATAGCTTTTTGCTTCCTTGCCGAGCGAAGTGCCATCTGATACTGCTTTTCTCAACATATCTCCTGTAGAAATCTGAGGTATCTTAAGCTGATCTACCAATCTCTTTGCCTGTGTTCCTTTTCCTGCCCCTGGTGCACCTAAAAATACCAATCTCATTAAAAGACCCCACTCCTTTCGAGTATTGTAAACCCAAGATTTTTGTTAAACTCTATCTTGTTACCTATAGATTTTTCTAATAGATTCATACACATCATTTATATCTTACTTTATAAAATTATTTTTTACAATACCATTAATTATTTTTTTATATAAGTTTTATTTATATAATCATAAGTAAAATTTATATCAATTGTACTTTTTTCAACTCCCACCTTCATTTCCTCACAAATAAATTATATATTCAAAATAGTGAAAAAGTTCAAAATTATCAGATAACTCTTTAAAAATATTAAATCAGACTATTTTATTTATTTAAATAAATTGTAAAGTTATAAAAAAAATTTATATGTTTTATGCACTATACATTATGAGTCATTAAGCCTCATTTCTGAAGTCAAAGACCCTTTTTGTCTTTTTTTCGCTTCTTGGAAGGCCCCCAATTGCCAATAATTCAACTTCGAACGTAGCCCCAACCCTATCTTTGATCCTTCTTGATATTCTTTTTGACAGGTCTATATTATCCGGCTCTTTTGACTCAACCTTCAAAACTGCTCTATCTTTGCCATTGATCCTATCTAATACTATCTGGTATTCAGAAAATAACTCATTATATTCTTTTAAAACTCTATCTACCTGAGCGGGGAAACAATTTACCCCCTTGATCTTAAACATATCGTCAGACCTGCCCATAAGTCTCTCTATTCTGGGGTATTGTAAACCACACTCACATATTTTATGGTTTATAGAAGTAATATCCCTTGTTCTAAACCTTAGAAGGGGAGCGCCTTCTTTTTTAAAGGTGGTAATTACCAGCTCTCCTCTCACTCCATCTGGCAAAACCTCTAAGGTATCGGGATCTACTATCTCGAAG from Thermodesulfobium sp. 4217-1 carries:
- the aprA gene encoding adenylyl-sulfate reductase subunit alpha is translated as MEREACTFSYCDKPVIEEKNVDLLIIGGGMGACGAAYEAVKWAKPNGLSIFLADKAALERSGAVAQGLSAINTYIGTDNDPADYVRMVRTDLMGIIREDLVYDLGRLVDDSVHLFEKWGLPIWKAFGEDKGKTLEQGAKPRRTGRWQVAISGESYKCIVAEAAKSAMASYDKAEYVERVFIVKLLLDSKEENRIAAAAGFSVRENKVYFIKAKAIIIACGGAVHIYRPRSVLEGYGRAWYPVWNAGSTYAMPFQVGAEATMMENRFVPARFKDGYGPVGTWFLLFKATATNARGEDYCAKTEYIEKYAPYNKNLGTCIRNHMMIEDYKKGLGPMYMNTDKALAELAKTIDAKHAKELESEAWEDFLDMTVGQVGVWLGNNIEPDKIPSEIMPAEPYLLGSHAGCCGLWACGPEDLQNDATREAGYIWEYKGKSYNRMTTVNGLFTCADGVGASGHKFSSGSHTEGRIVGKQAVRFILNNKDYTPSVDRTAEELAAEIYAPMELFEKYKTVSTTPYSINPQYITPKQFLFRLNKIMDEYVAGTIGWYSTSETLLTKGLYYMEMLEEDSYRMAAWDLHQLMRVWENYHRFLTARMHLRHIMFRQETRYPGYYYREDFNLIDDANWRCFVNSKMDPKTGEIKEFKRNYVQLIPD
- the aprB gene encoding adenylyl-sulfate reductase subunit beta yields the protein MPSWVNPEKCDGCKAQDKTACQYICPNDLMALNREIMKAYNQEPEYCWECYSCVKICPQQAIEVRGYADFVPLGGNAIPLRGSDNIMWTCKYRNGKVKRFKFPIRTVAEGSIKPYEGFEADPDMADLEKPGFFTHNMRGDSLRKF
- the sat gene encoding sulfate adenylyltransferase produces the protein MSQHVAVDNTLSPHGGKLVYRVVEDKEKAKELVKKTKVRIPVRGQIARECISLAYGFFSPLEGFMGAKDVDSVVHNMTLANGYVWSIPIVFDMSEDEIEKYGIANGDSVLFTYKDQPLAVFDIEEMFVYDKITMAKNVYGTDDEKHPGVKRTYDYKAKFLGGKITLINPPVFNEPFDRFWFPPAESRMQFMKNGWTKVVAHQTRNVPHTGHEWLMKGAWFAANADAVLVSCVVGEKRKGDYIDECIVLGQAALRENGYFREDVHMTSMILWDMRYAGPREAVFHAIVRKNLGCTHHMFGRDHAGVGDYYPTYGAHEIFDGLPNLGIKSVLTKEWYYCPVCAGIVYEGFDGHKKQKQKFSGTVIRSIIQQGVKPTRLIFRPEVFDTVMMCAEKYGFGSPFVNDNYLENRNPVFTIPPMEV
- a CDS encoding adenylate kinase, with amino-acid sequence MRLVFLGAPGAGKGTQAKRLVDQLKIPQISTGDMLRKAVSDGTSLGKEAKSYMDKGELVPDSVVIGLIKERIQEGDTENGFILDGFPRNVSQAKELDSLLGDLGKPLDVALVLDVPLDDLMKRLTGRRTCKACGQMYNVYFSPPKVEGKCDVCGGELYQRADDNEETIKKRLDVYQSSTEPLIDYYKNKGILKVVQGTGDIDAIYRKILVQLNPAV